In candidate division WOR-3 bacterium, one DNA window encodes the following:
- a CDS encoding T9SS type A sorting domain-containing protein, with protein MKDKEIKGGEMLKKLSSIFILLLVNSRYLLANPQHPRTREQVKVPFDVNEVIERVSHNKMREREALNGEFLIDTTIVYGSAPYEQRSPSVAFDGTNYLVVWQDTRRGEYDIYGARVNPSGIVIDSFAVSVQTGDQYSPALARGLGNQVLITYSGWTGEYQGRTYNTYRIWGKFYPFIGIEQDRYPPLSGRSPLKIYPNPASSVLCVHCPFSVKGIEIYDVSGKLISVYRSPFSLKEKEVKISLKGIKDGVYFIKIGKEAKKLIVKR; from the coding sequence ATGAAAGATAAAGAGATAAAAGGAGGGGAGATGCTTAAAAAACTATCTTCAATTTTTATATTGCTATTAGTAAATAGCCGATACCTCTTGGCAAATCCTCAACATCCGAGAACCCGGGAGCAGGTAAAAGTACCTTTTGATGTCAATGAAGTTATTGAGCGGGTTTCCCACAATAAGATGAGGGAAAGGGAGGCTCTGAACGGTGAATTTCTGATTGATACCACTATCGTTTATGGTTCAGCACCGTATGAGCAACGTTCTCCTTCAGTTGCCTTTGATGGCACAAACTATCTTGTGGTTTGGCAAGACACCCGGAGGGGTGAGTATGACATTTATGGTGCCAGAGTAAATCCGTCTGGAATTGTTATTGATTCGTTTGCGGTATCCGTGCAGACTGGAGACCAATATTCCCCAGCATTAGCCAGAGGCTTAGGAAATCAAGTTCTCATAACCTATTCCGGTTGGACTGGTGAATATCAAGGTAGAACTTATAACACCTATCGCATCTGGGGCAAGTTCTATCCATTTATTGGAATTGAACAGGACCGCTATCCGCCTTTATCTGGCCGCTCACCACTAAAAATCTATCCCAATCCGGCAAGTTCCGTTCTCTGTGTCCATTGCCCGTTTTCCGTGAAAGGGATAGAAATCTATGATGTTTCCGGAAAGTTAATATCTGTTTACCGCTCTCCGTTCTCCCTTAAAGAAAAAGAGGTCAAAATCTCACTTAAAGGAATTAAGGACGGGGTCTATTTTATAAAAATTGGTAAAGAGGCTAAAAAGTTAATAGTGAAGAGGTAA
- a CDS encoding transglutaminase-like domain-containing protein produces MKEKSFLLGSFIFISLLFAADWELIDSVKLRTIIPPKKGFYIVFDDPIESLLVYLPYDSLTPRAKEAVARSPSWLKSDLADNLRRLSPERQDLYANLILSASSPFVDEISFQVAHIPFSILGSDNFYPQLLIENVTDLYKIDSLLDYAEILDYGVPGLDTDYYSTIRYRIRNESGDTIEVIQPKEIYYWYILHPKISREFSTYVDSLTGEPLPPPRGKFWRNYLFYHSDPGYPILKDYLLGIRTLWNSLRNDTANNGAIGAINNWLRRVMEFRSPQRRTYQPVQIYTQHHGTCTEWGILTPAVARAGLIPCVQTRAYGNNHCWNEFYERRWVQWEPVNKMINDTTRYDPAWWNLAVANNWRGDGFWWTVSERYTPHCTLTVKVLDRDSSPVDGARVLIAGGPQPVNWFCAFAYTNQNGEVRFTLGDTNSYDCAIESELGNISFTRVINQARANTHYQIVFNLSGSMPHLNLTSDTLPQNPLNRYRVEISLRVENEIIFGFHPDDNSFFAQRGELGNVHFFIADSSNFFRYLRGENFRAFLISEGIRQLDTSFIFPTDQPYYLIFANDERIGNGVALTLTVRLYRVVSGAEERKESSIPPHFPFSLRKGLKVFNILGKRVKNPEEIRTGIYFILEKGGRWKKIILR; encoded by the coding sequence ATGAAAGAGAAATCTTTTCTTTTAGGGAGTTTCATTTTTATCTCTCTTCTTTTTGCCGCGGATTGGGAACTGATTGATTCGGTTAAGTTGCGGACAATCATTCCCCCAAAGAAAGGCTTTTATATCGTTTTTGACGACCCGATTGAGAGCCTTCTTGTCTATCTTCCTTATGATTCCTTAACCCCTCGGGCAAAGGAGGCGGTGGCAAGGTCTCCTTCCTGGTTGAAAAGTGATTTGGCGGATAACCTCCGGCGTCTCAGCCCGGAGCGGCAGGATCTTTATGCCAATCTCATTCTTTCGGCTTCCTCTCCCTTTGTTGACGAGATTTCCTTTCAGGTTGCCCATATCCCTTTTTCTATCTTAGGTTCTGACAATTTCTATCCCCAACTTTTAATTGAGAATGTAACCGACCTTTATAAGATTGATTCCCTCTTAGATTACGCCGAGATTTTAGACTATGGGGTTCCGGGTCTGGATACCGATTACTATTCCACAATTCGTTATCGGATAAGAAACGAATCCGGTGATACGATAGAAGTTATTCAACCAAAGGAGATTTACTATTGGTATATTTTACACCCCAAAATTTCCCGCGAGTTTTCAACATATGTTGATTCTCTAACCGGTGAACCATTACCCCCTCCCCGGGGTAAATTCTGGCGGAACTATCTTTTTTATCATAGTGATCCGGGTTATCCAATCTTAAAGGACTATCTCTTAGGAATTAGAACCCTTTGGAATTCTTTGAGGAATGATACCGCCAATAACGGGGCGATTGGGGCGATAAATAATTGGCTGAGGCGGGTGATGGAGTTCCGGAGTCCCCAGCGCCGAACTTATCAGCCGGTGCAAATCTATACCCAACACCACGGGACTTGCACCGAATGGGGAATCTTGACCCCAGCCGTTGCCCGCGCCGGTTTAATCCCTTGTGTTCAGACCCGAGCCTACGGCAATAATCACTGCTGGAATGAGTTCTACGAAAGGCGCTGGGTGCAGTGGGAACCGGTGAATAAGATGATCAATGATACAACGAGATACGATCCGGCGTGGTGGAATTTGGCAGTCGCTAATAACTGGCGGGGTGATGGTTTTTGGTGGACGGTGAGTGAAAGATATACCCCTCATTGCACATTGACGGTAAAGGTTTTGGACCGGGATAGTTCTCCGGTTGACGGCGCCCGGGTTCTGATTGCTGGTGGTCCCCAGCCGGTGAATTGGTTCTGTGCCTTTGCTTATACCAACCAAAATGGGGAAGTGAGATTCACCCTTGGTGACACCAATAGTTATGATTGTGCGATTGAGAGTGAATTGGGTAATATCTCCTTTACCCGGGTGATTAATCAGGCAAGAGCGAATACCCATTACCAAATAGTTTTTAACCTTTCTGGTTCAATGCCCCACTTAAACCTCACTTCCGATACCTTGCCCCAGAATCCACTCAACCGCTACCGGGTGGAGATTTCTCTTCGGGTGGAGAACGAGATAATTTTTGGTTTTCATCCGGATGATAATTCTTTCTTTGCCCAGAGAGGCGAATTGGGTAATGTTCACTTTTTTATCGCTGATTCTTCAAACTTCTTTCGCTATTTAAGGGGTGAAAATTTCCGAGCATTTCTCATTTCCGAGGGCATCAGGCAACTTGATACCTCTTTTATCTTTCCTACTGACCAACCTTATTATTTAATCTTCGCTAATGACGAGCGGATTGGCAATGGTGTTGCCTTAACGCTCACGGTGCGATTATACCGAGTAGTAAGCGGCGCGGAAGAGAGAAAGGAGAGTTCTATTCCTCCTCACTTCCCATTTTCCTTAAGGAAAGGTTTAAAGGTTTTTAATATTTTGGGGAAGCGGGTCAAGAATCCCGAAGAAATCCGGACCGGGATTTATTTTATATTAGAGAAAGGGGGAAGGTGGAAAAAGATAATTTTGCGCTGA
- a CDS encoding bifunctional response regulator/alkaline phosphatase family protein, giving the protein MRILWIDDEIETLRPYIYLLREKGYAVDTAANGPDGLRLAKENSYDLILVDQMMPGMDGIRVVSEIKNFDPSIFVVMVTKRSEEELMEEAYAKLVDDFIVKPFSPTQIVSLLKRLLEKKEIFSERLQRDYLQFLREEREPKDFTGWLDYYLNLIQWRFLLERFGEEGLKETINDLIRKADESFGEFISETYPLWLEGKEDPPVISHQVFHHFLLPNLKDKPLYFFIFDSMRLDQWQLLVPLLREDFNLRQFYYLSLLPSATPYSRNALLSGLLPLTIYEKYPHYWVFDDTGQNRYEKELLQKLLERERVGGNWCYLKALKSSDLEENRGMLLRKDLRFACIIINFLDFLIHSAHSGKILDEILENEFSLLQLTRTWFLSSPFYQFLKELSRRDCRVVITSDHGFIKVKRPTVIYGGMEISPNLRYKYGSALRIESRNAFLFPPEKLKLPKEAPDVKIAIAKSDFYFIYPTKPTEYEKTYKATYQHGGISLEEMLLPLAILEGK; this is encoded by the coding sequence ATGAGAATTCTTTGGATTGATGACGAGATTGAAACCTTAAGACCCTATATCTATCTTTTAAGAGAAAAGGGTTATGCGGTTGATACCGCCGCCAATGGTCCGGATGGGTTAAGGTTAGCAAAAGAGAATAGTTACGACCTAATTTTAGTTGACCAGATGATGCCGGGGATGGATGGGATAAGAGTTGTTTCTGAGATTAAAAACTTTGACCCTTCCATCTTCGTCGTGATGGTGACAAAGCGGAGCGAAGAGGAACTGATGGAAGAGGCTTATGCCAAACTGGTTGACGATTTTATTGTCAAGCCCTTCTCCCCGACCCAAATTGTTTCCTTACTGAAAAGGCTCTTGGAGAAGAAAGAGATTTTTAGCGAAAGGCTGCAAAGGGATTATCTCCAATTCCTGAGAGAAGAGAGGGAACCAAAAGATTTTACCGGATGGCTTGACTATTATCTCAATCTCATCCAGTGGCGATTCCTCTTGGAAAGATTTGGGGAAGAAGGCTTGAAGGAGACCATAAATGACCTCATCCGGAAAGCGGATGAAAGTTTTGGTGAATTCATCTCAGAAACCTATCCCCTCTGGCTGGAAGGAAAGGAAGACCCACCGGTTATCTCCCATCAGGTCTTCCACCATTTCCTCTTACCCAACTTAAAAGATAAACCCCTTTATTTCTTCATCTTTGATTCTATGCGCCTTGACCAATGGCAACTCTTAGTTCCTCTCTTGCGGGAAGACTTTAACCTCCGCCAGTTTTACTACCTCTCCCTTTTACCCTCCGCTACCCCCTATTCCCGTAACGCCTTACTCTCGGGCCTTTTACCCTTAACCATCTACGAGAAGTATCCTCACTATTGGGTATTTGATGATACCGGTCAGAACCGCTACGAAAAGGAACTCCTCCAAAAACTATTAGAAAGGGAAAGGGTTGGGGGCAATTGGTGTTACCTCAAAGCCTTAAAGAGTAGTGATTTGGAAGAAAACCGGGGGATGCTTCTGCGGAAGGATTTAAGGTTTGCTTGTATCATTATCAACTTCCTTGACTTTCTCATCCACTCCGCCCATTCCGGTAAAATCTTGGATGAAATCTTAGAGAACGAATTTAGCCTCCTCCAATTAACAAGGACCTGGTTTTTATCCTCCCCATTTTATCAATTCCTAAAAGAACTCTCAAGGCGCGACTGCCGAGTGGTCATCACCTCGGACCACGGCTTCATCAAAGTGAAAAGGCCAACGGTCATTTACGGCGGGATGGAAATCTCTCCTAACCTCCGCTACAAATACGGTTCGGCATTGAGAATTGAGAGTCGGAATGCCTTCCTCTTTCCCCCGGAGAAATTAAAACTACCCAAGGAGGCACCGGATGTGAAAATTGCCATTGCCAAATCCGACTTTTACTTCATCTACCCCACCAAACCGACCGAATACGAAAAGACCTATAAGGCAACCTACCAGCACGGCGGCATCTCCTTAGAAGAGATGCTCTTACCCTTAGCCATTTTGGAAGGGAAATAG
- a CDS encoding HAMP domain-containing sensor histidine kinase, which produces MKNQIRFGKKFIIVYFIFGSFLLAIFWFLFSSFLLRKLAEETEVRSRIYAEYMSRVTETEETSSPALDIIFEEVIKKIDFPIIITDEKGEIVGYRNLGKNLNPEKLKKIKERLRREKKPILLTFTDENGNQQVLGEIYYGVSQTARFVSVFPYLQIGFLIFFLLIGAWSILVYKRGEEEKVWAFLAKESAHQLATPISSFAGWLETLRSIQELNPPAKEKILREMAEDVLKMEKVLERFSRIGQPPKLSPTSIKGVIESAFFFLQKRAPQNIKMTLEIKEDATLPLDEILLSWSLENILKNSIDAIGQEVGTIILTGQKADNLSYYQILVTDTGEGIPREKIKDIFKPGVTTKRHGWGIGLALAKRIIEEYHKGKLSLIESKKGKTTFSILLPLPK; this is translated from the coding sequence ATGAAAAATCAAATCCGTTTCGGGAAGAAGTTTATCATCGTTTACTTCATCTTTGGTTCCTTCCTTTTAGCCATCTTCTGGTTTCTCTTCTCCTCCTTCCTCTTGCGCAAACTGGCTGAGGAAACTGAGGTGCGTTCCCGCATCTATGCGGAATATATGTCCCGGGTCACCGAAACCGAAGAGACCAGTTCCCCAGCCTTAGACATTATCTTTGAAGAGGTGATTAAAAAGATTGACTTCCCCATCATCATCACCGATGAGAAAGGGGAGATTGTTGGCTATCGGAATTTAGGGAAGAACTTAAACCCGGAGAAATTAAAAAAGATAAAAGAAAGGTTGCGGCGGGAGAAGAAACCCATCCTCCTCACCTTTACCGATGAGAATGGTAACCAACAGGTATTGGGGGAAATCTATTACGGTGTCTCCCAAACCGCCCGTTTCGTCTCCGTCTTCCCCTACCTCCAAATTGGTTTCCTCATCTTTTTCCTTTTAATTGGTGCCTGGTCAATTCTGGTTTACAAAAGGGGGGAAGAGGAAAAGGTCTGGGCATTTCTGGCTAAAGAGTCCGCCCATCAATTAGCGACCCCCATCTCTTCCTTTGCCGGCTGGTTGGAAACGCTTCGCTCCATTCAAGAATTGAACCCACCCGCCAAAGAGAAAATCTTAAGAGAGATGGCGGAAGATGTCTTAAAGATGGAAAAGGTCTTAGAGCGCTTCTCCCGGATTGGTCAACCACCAAAGTTATCTCCCACTTCCATCAAGGGAGTGATTGAATCCGCCTTCTTTTTCTTACAGAAACGCGCCCCCCAGAATATCAAAATGACCCTTGAAATAAAAGAAGACGCCACCCTTCCCTTAGACGAAATCCTCCTCTCCTGGAGTTTAGAAAATATCTTAAAGAATAGTATTGATGCCATCGGTCAGGAAGTGGGCACAATCATCCTTACGGGCCAAAAGGCAGATAACCTCTCCTATTATCAAATTCTGGTCACGGATACCGGGGAAGGCATCCCGAGGGAGAAGATAAAAGATATCTTTAAGCCGGGTGTGACCACAAAAAGACACGGCTGGGGGATTGGGCTCGCCTTAGCAAAGAGAATTATTGAAGAGTATCACAAAGGGAAATTATCACTGATAGAAAGCAAAAAAGGGAAAACAACCTTCTCAATCCTTTTGCCCCTTCCGAAATGA